The genomic stretch TGTACGCGTGCATGGCCGCGTTGTACGCCTCGGGGCTCACCCGAACCAGGGATGTGTCGAGCACGTGCACGAGCAGGAAGAAGAAGAGAGCGATGCCCGTGATGCGATGCAGCACCCACGACCACATGCCCTCGGTGCCGCGGTAGAGCGTGCCACCGACCTTGTTCTTCTTCTTCGCCGGCTTGTCCGGGGCGCCTGGGGCGCTCGACGGCTCCGCCTGAACTGTAGACACGGAACTTCCCCTTCGTCTGTTCGGTGAGACACGACCCACATGCCGGAGCCGGGGCCCGAAGTGCTTACCCCGAACGTGTTCGGAGTCACACTCTCAGGGTACTCTCAATCTTCTCCCGCTCGCGCCCTGGTGGGTCCGCCCGCCTCGGGCTGCACCGTGCTCGCCCGAGCGCTGGCGACGCTCCGTCCGGTGCGCGACGACGCGCAGCACAAGGCGCGATTCGGCTACTGCCGGCGCGACAGCGCCGTCGAGAACCGCGAGGCCGGGCGGCGCGACTCGATCGCTTGGCGCTCGGCGATGACCAGCTCGTAGTGGCCGATGAGCTCGTCGCAGATGCGTTCCCATGAGCGGTCGAGCACGCGGCGGCGGCCGGCCTCGCCCATGCGCGCACGCAGGTCCGAGTCGGCGACGAGCTCCGAGATCCAGTGACGCAGGTCGGCATCGCCCTCGCTGCGCGGATTGAAGAGGTAGCCGTCCGTGCCGTGGTCGATGAGGTCGATGGGGCCGCCCGCATACGGCGCGACGACGGGGACGCCGGAGGCGTGTGCCTCTTGGAGGGTCTGCCCGAAGGTCTCCTCCGTGCCCGTGTGCACGAACACGTCGAAGCTCGCGTAGGCGTGCGCGAGGTCGGCGCCCGAGAGGCGGCCGGCGAAGTGCACCGGCATGCCCTTGAGCGCCCGCTTCACCGACTCGGTCGAGGGGCCGTCGCCGACCACGACCAGCTGCATGCCCGGGATGTCCCGGAGCGACGCGAGGCGCTCGGCCTGCTTCTCCGGGGCGAGGCGACCGACGTAGCCGACAATGACGTTCTCGTCGGCGCGCAGCCGCTTGCGGAGGCGCTGCGACGTGCCCGTCAGCTTGTTGCGCGGGTGGTAGCGCTCGAGATCGACGCCGCGGCCCCAGCGTTCGAGCGGGCCGATGCCGGCGTCTTCGAGGTCGGCGATCGACGCCGACGAGGGGGCGAGCGTGAGGTCTGCCGAGTTGTGGATGAGCCGGATGACCCACCACGCGAAGTCTTCCATCGCGCGGAGCCGGTTGCGCTTGGTATAGCCGGCGACGTCGGTCTGGAATACCGCGATCGACGGCACGCGCCGGAGCTTGGCCGCGAAGAGGGCCTGTCCGCCGAGGAGGAACGGGCTCGCGGCGTGCACCACGTCGGGGGCGAAGTCGTCGATGAG from Pseudoclavibacter endophyticus encodes the following:
- a CDS encoding glycosyltransferase family 4 protein encodes the protein MRVAVVTESFLPTVNGVTNSVCKVLDHLERRGHEAIVITPAAGSPKHYGSFRVHQVPAFAYRQFPVGLPSPQVQRLIDDFAPDVVHAASPFLLGGQALFAAKLRRVPSIAVFQTDVAGYTKRNRLRAMEDFAWWVIRLIHNSADLTLAPSSASIADLEDAGIGPLERWGRGVDLERYHPRNKLTGTSQRLRKRLRADENVIVGYVGRLAPEKQAERLASLRDIPGMQLVVVGDGPSTESVKRALKGMPVHFAGRLSGADLAHAYASFDVFVHTGTEETFGQTLQEAHASGVPVVAPYAGGPIDLIDHGTDGYLFNPRSEGDADLRHWISELVADSDLRARMGEAGRRRVLDRSWERICDELIGHYELVIAERQAIESRRPASRFSTALSRRQ